The sequence below is a genomic window from Harmonia axyridis chromosome 1, icHarAxyr1.1, whole genome shotgun sequence.
GATTCAAATTTCTTTGTCACAGACGGACAGAAAGCCGAGTTAATGGCCAAAACCttcgaaaaaattcacaatttagATCATTCTGATACTGATCGTCTCATAGAAAATACCGTGTCTGACTTTTTACGAAATTCCAACCAAAGTAACACCGAATCCAATAAATACCTAACAAATCCCTCAGATCTTCAAGAACTAATTAAAACCCTCCCACCCAATAAATCCCCAGGACTCGATGACATCGacaacaaattaataaaaaatctttCTAAAAAAGCTTTGGTACAATTGACCTATATAGTGAACGCTATCATAAAATTGAGTTATTGGCCCAGAATATGGAAAACCGCAATGGTGATACCTATTCATAAAGCAGGTAAAGACAAACACTCGCCTTTAAGCTATAGGCCTATTAGTTTGTTGCCGATGTTGAGTAAACTTAcagaaaaagtaatttttaacATACTCAAAAAAACGCTTGAGAGGTCGGAAATGCGAGACCCATTTCAATTCGGATTCAAAGAAAAGCACAGTTCAACCCACCAATTAGCAAGAATCATAACCGACACCATCAatgcattcaataaaaaacagaatacAGTGATGGTACTATTAGACATAGAAAAAGCGTTTGATCGAGTTTGGATCCAAGGACTACTATACAAAATGATCAAACTTAAACTCCCCacattcatcataaaattaattaattcttatCTATTAAAGAGAAAattcatggtcaaattgaaccaaaCATTATCAAATCCAATCACAATTTCGGCAGGTGTACCTCAAGGCTCCGTCCTTGGGCCCAAACTATTCAACTTGTATATACACGATCTCCCACCATTTCCCAATACGAAAACTGCACTTTTTGCGGATGATACCGCGATTTACGCTCATTCTTTCAGTGCAATAGTGGCTTCGAAATTATTACAATACCATTCACGAATATTGATGGATTACTATAATAGGTGGAAAATTAAAGTAAATGGAAATAAAACCGAAATGATCGTTTCCAGTAGGAAAATTAATGATAGAAATTTAGTTTCGCCTCTCACTTTTAATAATCACATCATCAAACAGAAAGAGTCTGTGAAATATCTAGGATTAACACTAGATTCAAGATTAAACTTCCACAAACACATCGATAATACATTAAGAAAAGCGTACGCCGTTAAAAGGACCCTACATTCTCTGTTGCACAAAAACAGTTTagtaaatacagaaaacaagaaACTGATTTATACTGCACTGATCCGCCCAATTATTACATACGCAGCACCTACTTGGTGTCATTTAAAACCCACACCATTAAGCCCActacaaaaattccaaaaccaaatactgaggatgattttgaagaaaaataggtATACAAGGGTGACAATACTCCATGACGCCTCAGGAATTGAAACTCTGAAGGAATACATAGATGGCATAGCctccaaattttatgaaaaatcctGTTATGTGAGCGATCCGGTTAGTCGGATAACAAAAGTTCGATTCTGTGATAAGAATCGAAATGGTCGGCATGTTCTTCCCTATGAACACCTACCAATTTTCTACGAAGAATATAAACAGTATTCTAAAAAATAGTCATAAAACCCCGAAAGGTAAAACTTAAAACCCCACatcaataatttatattgaacaaattaaagcaggttttttcttattttatttccctgtaaaaacaatgaaaacttaaatttataaaagaataCTCGACTTGTATGAAATTTCAACTATTGTAAGGTAATAAGGTCTTAGGCGGAGTTGAAGTatgtttcttgctgagatcgacagaaaaatgtagtttgaagtagaggtaagcactcttattgaaaaaagatgaaaaatgttctaaccaatgatctaattgatATGGTATTTTGGGGAATTGTTGGGGCGATCTTAGAGAAATACGATGTTACGATTTTTGTGGAGGTCGAAAGAGTTAgttagtatcgcttagggtctcttattgagaagggttgagaattagaacgtcggtcgcgaaaccggacttagattaaaacaatttcttttgaatatcagagtaattttttttaaggttgaatcaaaaataaaggaaatttagtagatgatagagagttgaaggaattttaagtttttttggaagaaggaaCTGTTTTAACTCTAAGAACGGTGGAATTAGGTCAGAAGTGGtaaaataggaatttttttgggataaagtttagaatttgttttggaataaattaggttagatcggagttcgcggatcgggagtgaagtgttatatataagaaattacacgtttcgagtgaacagtttgaaaaaattaaaactaggtttaggcagggcctaaaatactcatctagcatcgtgggataagggcaagtccTTTGGctatttactttttattttatttgttgatgttggaatgcttttttttcgatgaaaataagtttatttgagtagtcccgattctcccaaattcagaGTTGgtattttgtttcttttgtttgaataacagattatttgagacattttttgttttttttcataaagttttggccgttgagtcaacataGAAATTTCAGGGATATTGTAattttggttattttcatttttctttattatatttagttttgaaatttaaatcgatttttATTGACCCAGTAAACtaatcctgtccctagagaaagaaaatcaactgaaaagacctgtccattgaagcgacggGCCGGATTCACGCATAACATCTtgtgaatttacataattattaattctccgagacctctggaaaaccgctcttccaggggttaaaagaacatctcaaccggagataaatGAACGGTGGTCAACAattctctgaccaacccgttcatgacaatACTACACTAACCCTTCTGAAATCAAAGCATTTATCCAAAAATTACCCACTAACAAATCCCCAGGCGAAGATCAAATtgataataaacttattaaaaatttctcgaaaaaagcaATAGTCCAACTCAACTACTTGATTAATGCAAtcatttttttgcaatattggCCAAGTAGTTGGAAAAAGGCTATAATAATCCCTATTCACAAACAGGGGAAAGACAAAACGTCCCCTAAAAATTATCGACCAATAAGTTTATTATCAATGATCAGTAAACTAACAGAAAATATTATTCTCAATAGactgacaaaattaataaccaaaATTGAAATGCGGGATCCTCATCAATATGGATttaaagaaaaacaaatatgTAGAATAGCAGTTGAAGCTATTCATagtttcaataagaaacaaaaCATGGTAATGCTGTTTCTTGATATAGAAAAAGCTTTCGGTAAAGTCTGGGTTGAAGGACTGATATACAAAATGGTACAACTAAAACTGCCACCttttatcataaaattaataaattcttACTTGAAAGAAAGAACCTTTTCAGTTAAAATGAATAATGCAATATCTCAACCCAAACATATTGAAGCAAGCGTTCCACAAGGATCAGTCCTTGGACCCAGACTTTTCAAGCTATTCATACATGATATTCCAGAGTTTCCAAACACAAACTTGGCCCTTTTTGCAGACGATACCGCGATATTTGCTAAATCTTTCCATGCGACTACCGCGAATAAACTACTACAGTATCACACAAacgtttcaaaaaaatattatgaaacctGGAAAATCAGTTTGAATGAGGGTAAAACAGAACAAATTGTTTTCAACAGGAAAACCAAGAACAATAAAATATGTCCACATCTGAAAATGGGCAACAGAACCATAATCCCAAAAAATTCAGTTAAATACTTAGGTGTAGAGCTCGATTCTAGATTAAACTTTCATAAACACATAGATCAAACCCTGGGTCGGGCCTACGCAATGTATACCTTATTCTACCCTTTAATGTGCAGAAAAAGTAAACTAAACAGGGAATATAAAAAACTAATCTACACATCTATAATCAGACCCATCATATAACGTACGTTGCCCCTGCATGGTGTCACCTGAAGCCGACACCATTAAAGCCCCTCCAAGTATTCCAAAACAAAATACTCAGATTGATACTCAATAAAAACAGATACAATACACGTATCACAGAACTCCACGAATTGGCACAAATTCCTACCATAAGAGAGTATGTTGATAAAATATCATcaacattttatgaaaaactgAATTATGTGAGTGATTCTACGAGGCAAATTACCCGTATccgaaacaacaacaaaaatcaaAACGATAAGCATATTCTGCCCTATGAAAATCTGCCGATTTTCAGGCAGTCTATTTGAACTCTATATATTTTGTACATAGTTTCTTTCAATTTCTTTGAGcaggtttttcatttttattttcctgtATAAAATCATACACATCCTAAAACGGAATTACATCATccttgtacaaaaaaaaattgtttatagaCTTTCTGTCCCTTGTGTTATGAAAactgtaattaagcaaaaattatttgcaagaACTagcaattatatataattaacaaaaaactattgtaaaaaatattttgtatgaaaaacgtGTAAATAAacttttcttctttctttctttctttcttgcAAAGGGCAGGAAGAAGAATACAGACATCGTGACTTAGCGATTAAACGCCTTATCGGGTAAGTGCTCAAAGAATAAAAAGAATTGGTGATCCAAAGGCCTGTTGCACCATActaccacagattactagtctgtgaTACTACTCTACAACTCTTCacttttcatattaattccGTCGGTGTCGCACGAAAAACATTCAGTTTTCCGAAGTAAAAAGTCAAGAAtaggaaaaattttcaaataataagatGCAACAAGCCCTAACATTACTTCTAACGTATTGTTCAATAGCATTATTTTTCACTTTGGAAATTTGACAAATTGCAAAGAGAAGAGTAGTTAGATGCAATAAGCCCTCTTATTCAATCCATATCGCTGAATTATCCCGATTGTGGTTAGCATAgactatttattatttattttagtttgtctatggtggttAGCACTGTTATCACTTATTCTATGcagtgaaatattcatttctctGAACAATCAACATTTACTAATCTATTTACTCGAAacagagagttattgcaacgcacaaataagcgatcttttattaaaggatcctgtaataaaggatcctctatcgtggacgttaaaagtgaactattgcaagatgcttttaacgaaagtcagtaaagtgacagatctttaaatttgacatatttatatttgttcACCTTTATTTAGTATTCTGATAAATCAGATGATTGAATGattcatttggtaaaagttcataatcgaaaatgaaagaacaaatagcgttagcaattttagctgggaccattattgaggaattgatttttcataatagatacagttggtgtagaaaatatatcaaaaccaattgaaACAAATCGACTACCTAgttgacttggaaaatttttactgCAAGTCTCGCAATCATTATCGAAGTTTATATTTATAACTGCAAActtcattgtggaaaatcatgGACACCTCTGagataatttgaatgcacataagtggctttatagaaatagttatcagcTACATGTACAGGTAAGCTATTAGCTGAATTGAActtaaattatatattatattaccttaattCGTTTTTAGTCTACCAATTCGTAATATGGGAGGAGCTGTACCAAACTACTGGGGTTTTATCGATGGAACTATTAGAGAAACTTGTTGACAAAGTATCATCACTATGTAAAATATCAGTCTACTTTATGTACCTGTTTGAATGGAAGTaatcaagtatttctttttatgttaaaccaccagtattggaagattattttgtttaacagaattatgtatttttgtacCTTATCCTACAATAACTTTGAAAAAAGTGTACTtaacgtataattttataataacattactgataattattttggttctgcattgtgatttgctttttttatgctatgttgatccaaaatataaaaaagtacttaggtaacaagtttatcatttttctttcaaaacaatcccattggtgtgtccatattacagaataaattacttatattcaatataaaaaaaataatattcagtatgcaGTAGCTTTCTGTAACAATACTacattatacatataggtaaattcttatttataacaaaattcaggatttatcagaattatttttaattcttttagtaggatcaaattaaatatgatgttttgttgagaatcgtataagttcttgaaaaattcgttattgagagCACATTTTTTTTCCTCGAATGAAATGGTTTCCACGGATgcccaaaatcaagaaataaaatgcaaatttctcaaaaagtttacATCATTACTTTGTTTACCTAAACAGCTACAAAAATTTATAGGTTAGTTCTTGCTGAATAACGACGGTAAATATTCGGCATCTGTCAAAATAAAAGATccttaaataaaagttggtcgcctgtatttaaataaagtaaggGAGGCCTGTATTTAGATTTAAACAATCCTTAATATCTGACTCAATGCGCATGagtacatgtcaaaataagagatcctgtaataaaagatcgcttatttgtgcgttgcaataactctctagtTGCTATGTTGTGGTTTGGATTGATCGACGTATTATACATATCTATGACACATTTATCTATGGCTTGACTCGACAGTTTGACAGTTTTGTAAGCAAAATTTGCAAACTTCATTAATCTATGGTTTGCAAAGTCAATAGGTGGACAGCATCAGGTGAATTTTCGATTAATTTAATATTCATCATCTATTCACTTGATTGATCATGACATAATACTTCAaacaagaaatgaaaatatatcaatcaaTAGGTGATGACCCTCATATCTTGTGGGTTTCAGATATAAAGAACCAAGTGACATGAATCAGAACGACAAGGAGGGGATCAGAATCGGCAAATGATATCATTTTAACTGAGATAAAAGAAGGCGAAAGAATTTTGCGTAACTAAAAATTATAGGCTAAGCATTGTTTCTACAATATTCTTCTGAGAAGTTGATAATAGTTGAGTTTTGATCAGATTGAAAATCTGGATTCTTACCAAACTATCTAAAACATTTGTTGATGTTAGTACCAAGATTAAGAACTGATAAAAGTAGGtaagtttttttgaaatgattcattAACGTACCTTCTGCTAATATATTATTGacctttttataaatttatattccTGTCAAATAGCTGATTTTGATTCTTCCTTATGTTTCAAGGACGAAATTTCTGTACAGATAATTGTGTTCTTCCtgtttgatttcaaaatatctcTTTACTTTTATTCACAGGCCAACAAATTTTAACTATgaaaattgtatgaaatatttctcattagGAAATCATAAGTTTAATTGTTATAGTTGTATCATCACACAAAATGTCGCTTAATAATACTGAAGTATTCCCATATTCAGAAGAAAAATTGGTGAAAGCTGAAATGCGAATTTTATCAAGTGAGCactttttcatgcatttcgtaTTCAGTGCTAatattgttacatttttagcCTTAAAAACTCCTCATAAAACATTTTATGTGCCAATAAAACTGCCCACTGGTTCAAATGAAAAGATTTGGACAATAGCTTTCAATACCAAATCTAAAAATACTCCAATCTTGTTAGTTCATGGATTTGCAGCTGGAAGCTGTTTTTGGTTGCTCAATTTTGATGCTTTAGCTAAGAATAGACCTGTTTATGCATTAGATCTGATTGGTATGTAAACTAATCTATACAAATAATCAAATAATTGTATTCATATAATCAAGTTAAAAAAATCATGAGTGCGAAAAGTGTATAATTCAACATTATTACTTAACTAGGTTTTGGAAGATCATCAAGACCAGAGTTTGAAGACAATGGCATTGAAGCTGAAAAACAAATTGTTGATTCCATTGAGGAATGGAGGAAAGAAATGgatttggaaaaattcattctAGTAGGGCATAGTATGGGTGGATACATTTGCACAGCATACACTATAGATTATCCTGACAGAGTAGAACACCTAGTTTTATGTGATCCATGGGGTTTCAGTGATAGAAAAGCTTACCCCAACATACAAATTAAGGCTCTCTGTTATTTATATTCCAAAATAAGCCCTTTGGACTTCCTAAGAACTTTAGGACCTTTAGGTGGTTATTTTAACttcaaatttgtcatttttttatGTTGTTTAATTTACAGGACCATGGTGGATAAAAACCACTTGTGATGATATAGTTGACAATTATAAGAATGTTTTAGAGGATAGATCTATTATGGCAAAGTACATCTATCATTGTAATGCACAAAATCCAACGTGAGTACCTTTTTAAATTTCACTTGTCTGATAAAAGACCACTAAAGTTCTTCAGAATGACAACTTCCATTGCACAAATGGGAATTTTgagatcaaaaattttttttaccctAAAGTATTCATTAGGCTTTACTTTCCATAGGCCTTCAACAAATCATCTCAGTTCATGTGAATtgcttttatatatatatatattcttttgctT
It includes:
- the LOC123686674 gene encoding (Lyso)-N-acylphosphatidylethanolamine lipase-like isoform X1, whose protein sequence is MLVPRLRTDKIVSSHKMSLNNTEVFPYSEEKLVKAEMRILSTLKTPHKTFYVPIKLPTGSNEKIWTIAFNTKSKNTPILLVHGFAAGSCFWLLNFDALAKNRPVYALDLIGFGRSSRPEFEDNGIEAEKQIVDSIEEWRKEMDLEKFILVGHSMGGYICTAYTIDYPDRVEHLVLCDPWGFSDRKAYPNIQIKALCYLYSKISPLDFLRTLGPLGPWWIKTTCDDIVDNYKNVLEDRSIMAKYIYHCNAQNPTGEQAFTTMVKKIGRARNPMIRRVNNLREDLPVTILYGKNTWMDKEMGKRIKDMRPNSIDVRYIDNAGHHIYSERAELFNEIVITVSDSVDQKKEKENVLHTINDEGKKLNNMNNTSDKLN
- the LOC123686674 gene encoding (Lyso)-N-acylphosphatidylethanolamine lipase-like isoform X2, with protein sequence MSLNNTEVFPYSEEKLVKAEMRILSTLKTPHKTFYVPIKLPTGSNEKIWTIAFNTKSKNTPILLVHGFAAGSCFWLLNFDALAKNRPVYALDLIGFGRSSRPEFEDNGIEAEKQIVDSIEEWRKEMDLEKFILVGHSMGGYICTAYTIDYPDRVEHLVLCDPWGFSDRKAYPNIQIKALCYLYSKISPLDFLRTLGPLGPWWIKTTCDDIVDNYKNVLEDRSIMAKYIYHCNAQNPTGEQAFTTMVKKIGRARNPMIRRVNNLREDLPVTILYGKNTWMDKEMGKRIKDMRPNSIDVRYIDNAGHHIYSERAELFNEIVITVSDSVDQKKEKENVLHTINDEGKKLNNMNNTSDKLN
- the LOC123686674 gene encoding (Lyso)-N-acylphosphatidylethanolamine lipase-like isoform X3 yields the protein MLVPRLRTDKIVSSHKMSLNNTEVFPYSEEKLVKAEMRILSTLKTPHKTFYVPIKLPTGSNEKIWTIAFNTKSKNTPILLVHGFAAGSCFWLLNFDALAKNRPVYALDLIGFGRSSRPEFEDNGIEAEKQIVDSIEEWRKEMDLEKFILVGHSMGGYICTAYTIDYPDRVEHLVLCDPWGFSDRKAYPNIQIKALCYLYSKISPLDFLRTLGPLGPWWIKTTCDDIVDNYKNVLEDRSIMAKYIYHCNAQNPTGEQAFTTMVKKIGRARNPMIRRVNNLREDLPVTILYGKNTWMDKEMGKRIKDMRPNSIDVRNVDFLVYFPRLIKRNSKIIY